One window of Bacteroidota bacterium genomic DNA carries:
- a CDS encoding ROK family protein has product MASKVLGIDIGGTGIKGAPVHLKRGELIADRHRIPTPQPATPEAVAEVVGAIAKHFDWKGPVGCALPGVVRHGTVYTAANIDKGWVGTNAKKLLRKVLPEPPVVLNDADAAGLAEVRYGAGRRHRRGSLLLLTFGTGIGSALFHDGDLVPNTELGHLHFLSGRHSGIAEHYAAARQREDDALSWEAWADRVQAYLDYVEELLNPDTILIGGGVSKLKRWSQFGHHLSTRAKLLPAELQNNAGIVGAAAAAD; this is encoded by the coding sequence ATGGCCTCGAAAGTGCTCGGGATCGACATCGGGGGCACCGGCATCAAAGGTGCCCCCGTCCATCTCAAGCGTGGCGAGCTGATCGCCGACCGACACCGCATCCCGACGCCTCAACCCGCCACGCCAGAGGCTGTCGCCGAAGTCGTCGGGGCTATCGCCAAGCACTTCGACTGGAAGGGACCCGTCGGCTGTGCGCTGCCCGGCGTAGTGCGCCACGGCACGGTCTACACGGCCGCCAACATCGACAAAGGGTGGGTGGGCACGAACGCGAAGAAGCTGCTGCGCAAGGTGCTACCCGAGCCGCCCGTCGTCCTCAACGATGCCGATGCGGCTGGCCTCGCAGAGGTGCGCTACGGGGCAGGACGACGCCATCGGCGCGGTTCGCTGCTCCTGCTCACCTTTGGCACGGGCATCGGGAGCGCCCTCTTTCACGACGGGGACCTCGTCCCGAACACCGAACTAGGGCACCTTCACTTTCTTTCAGGAAGGCACAGCGGGATCGCCGAGCACTACGCTGCAGCCCGGCAGCGTGAGGACGACGCCCTAAGTTGGGAAGCGTGGGCGGACCGTGTCCAGGCGTACTTGGACTACGTCGAAGAGCTGCTCAATCCGGACACGATCCTCATTGGCGGGGGCGTGAGCAAACTGAAACGGTGGAGCCAGTTCGGCCACCACCTCTCCACCCGTGCCAAGCTGTTGCCCGCCGAATTGCAAAACAACGCCGGCATCGTGGGTGCCGCGGCTGCCGCCGATTGA
- the egtD gene encoding L-histidine N(alpha)-methyltransferase translates to MTNAITSKPLDAAFLADVVEGLTSSPKTLPCKYFYDERGSALFDEITELEAYYPTRTETAIMERHIAAMAAAVGPRAALVEYGSGSSQKTRMLLGALPNLAAYVPIDISGDYLQQQATSLRAQFPETLILPVAADFTTAFDLPALPPDTKRRVVYFPGSTIGNFAPDAAERLLRRMADIAGPGGGLLIGVDLVKDRDVLVRAYDDPQGVTAAFNKNLLARINQEAGGTFDLDAFEHEARWNDTDARIEMHLVSPVAQTVYVGDTAFGFAAGESIHTENSHKYTLDEFFKLAGRAGWTRRHIWTDAADWFSVQYFEAAPPRN, encoded by the coding sequence ATGACCAACGCCATCACCTCCAAGCCTCTCGACGCTGCGTTCCTTGCCGATGTCGTCGAGGGCCTGACCAGCTCTCCAAAGACGCTTCCCTGCAAGTACTTCTACGACGAGCGCGGATCGGCTCTGTTCGACGAGATCACGGAGTTGGAGGCCTACTACCCTACGCGGACGGAGACGGCGATCATGGAGCGCCACATCGCTGCGATGGCCGCCGCGGTGGGTCCGCGCGCTGCGCTCGTAGAGTACGGAAGCGGGTCGAGTCAGAAGACACGCATGCTGCTCGGCGCCCTGCCGAACCTCGCCGCCTACGTGCCCATCGACATCTCGGGCGACTATCTCCAGCAGCAAGCCACCAGTCTCCGTGCGCAGTTTCCGGAAACGTTAATCCTACCTGTCGCCGCCGACTTCACGACGGCGTTTGACCTCCCGGCGCTCCCTCCTGACACCAAGCGTAGAGTCGTCTATTTCCCTGGCTCGACCATTGGCAACTTCGCACCCGACGCTGCCGAGCGGCTGCTGCGCCGCATGGCGGACATCGCTGGCCCGGGCGGCGGGCTGCTCATCGGCGTGGACCTCGTGAAAGACCGCGACGTGCTTGTTCGCGCCTACGACGACCCGCAAGGCGTCACGGCGGCGTTCAACAAAAACCTGCTGGCCCGAATTAACCAAGAGGCTGGAGGCACCTTCGACCTGGACGCGTTCGAGCACGAGGCGCGCTGGAACGACACCGACGCCCGCATTGAGATGCACCTCGTGAGCCCCGTCGCCCAGACCGTGTACGTGGGCGACACTGCGTTCGGCTTTGCGGCAGGAGAGTCGATCCATACCGAGAACTCGCACAAGTACACCCTCGACGAATTCTTTAAGCTCGCTGGGCGGGCGGGGTGGACGCGTCGCCACATCTGGACCGATGCGGCGGACTGGTTCAGTGTCCAGTATTTTGAGGCTGCTCCACCTCGCAACTAG
- the egtB gene encoding ergothioneine biosynthesis protein EgtB, with product MPSTATPPSVDAASHGIRARLLDRYQAVRAHTEAFCSPLAIEDYVVQSMADISPTKWHLAHTTWFWETFVLTPFLDGYALYDDRFLFLFNSYYVQAGERHCRAQRGYLSRPTVDEVKRYRAHVDAHMERLLDGLDEDAHRPLADTVEIGLHHEQQHQELMVTDLKHVFAVNPLRPAYDARPHVQAGDPGPIDYVPFEGGIYHVGFAAPEGATVGERFHFDNEGPRHRVFLEPYALGGRLVTNGEFLAFMADGGYDRAELWLSMGFAHAQEHGWTEPFYWERRDGVWMHYTMHGFREVDPHEPVCHLSYFEADAYARWAGARLPTEFEWEAAARSLPVVGPFVDAGHLHPPAISDRVGGPVGGDGAPADVPQLRQMYGSVWQWTSSSYGPYPGYRPVEGALGEYNGKFMCNQYVLRGGSCATSRSHIRPTYRNFFPPEATWQFTGLRLARSL from the coding sequence ATGCCCTCCACCGCCACGCCGCCGTCCGTCGATGCTGCTTCTCACGGCATCCGGGCACGCCTCCTCGACCGCTACCAAGCCGTACGCGCCCACACCGAGGCCTTCTGCTCGCCCCTTGCTATCGAGGACTACGTCGTCCAATCGATGGCCGATATCAGCCCCACCAAGTGGCACCTCGCGCACACGACCTGGTTCTGGGAGACCTTCGTCCTCACGCCGTTCCTCGACGGCTACGCGCTCTACGACGACCGCTTCCTGTTCCTCTTCAACAGCTATTACGTGCAGGCGGGCGAGCGCCACTGCCGCGCGCAGCGGGGCTACCTGTCGCGGCCTACGGTCGACGAGGTCAAGCGCTACCGGGCGCACGTTGACGCCCACATGGAGCGGCTTCTCGACGGGCTCGACGAGGACGCGCACCGGCCCCTCGCCGACACGGTCGAGATCGGGCTGCACCACGAGCAGCAGCACCAGGAGTTGATGGTGACCGACCTGAAGCATGTCTTCGCGGTCAATCCACTCCGCCCCGCCTATGACGCCCGGCCCCATGTTCAGGCAGGCGACCCAGGACCGATCGACTATGTCCCGTTCGAGGGTGGCATCTATCACGTGGGCTTCGCAGCCCCGGAGGGCGCAACGGTGGGCGAGCGGTTCCATTTCGACAACGAGGGGCCACGCCACCGCGTCTTCCTCGAACCCTATGCACTCGGCGGCCGCCTGGTGACGAACGGCGAATTCCTCGCATTCATGGCCGATGGAGGCTACGACCGCGCGGAGCTATGGCTCTCGATGGGCTTCGCGCACGCCCAGGAGCACGGATGGACGGAGCCCTTCTACTGGGAGCGCCGCGACGGCGTGTGGATGCACTACACGATGCACGGCTTCCGCGAGGTCGACCCCCACGAGCCCGTCTGCCATCTCTCCTACTTCGAGGCGGACGCCTACGCTCGCTGGGCCGGAGCCCGCCTTCCTACTGAGTTTGAGTGGGAGGCTGCCGCCCGATCGCTCCCCGTCGTCGGGCCGTTTGTGGACGCCGGACACCTCCACCCGCCCGCGATCTCAGACCGCGTCGGCGGCCCGGTCGGGGGCGACGGGGCACCAGCCGACGTGCCACAGCTCCGGCAGATGTACGGCTCGGTCTGGCAGTGGACGTCAAGCAGCTACGGGCCGTATCCCGGGTATCGCCCCGTCGAGGGAGCGCTGGGCGAGTACAACGGCAAGTTCATGTGCAACCAGTACGTCCTCCGCGGCGGCAGTTGTGCCACGAGCCGCTCGCACATCCGCCCCACCTACCGCAACTTCTTCCCGCCCGAGGCCACGTGGCAGTTCACCGGCCTCCGCCTCGCGCGCAGCCTGTAG
- a CDS encoding response regulator yields MDELRALYRSLLADHRHSLETLRVQAMAGEPAAWDSILREAHTLKGSGGQFGYPEITNAARTLREAPEVARPDLLDALLEVVVACMEGRETAPCPPAPGPTPPPNSECEAVARHVLVVEDDPLIGSVICNALRRHGATPTHCDLGTKAVAMLFDTPNAPPFDLVLLDISMPGMSGLEVLARIRREPTTADLPVMMVSAHNDASTITYARSLGADDYLTKPFAPKTLLRHIEALVAARDLGTPVGVGTVAAA; encoded by the coding sequence ATGGACGAACTGCGTGCCCTCTACCGGTCTTTGCTTGCTGACCATCGCCACAGCCTGGAAACGCTCCGAGTCCAGGCGATGGCGGGTGAGCCTGCCGCTTGGGACTCGATTCTTCGCGAGGCACATACGCTGAAAGGCTCAGGGGGACAGTTCGGCTACCCTGAGATCACCAATGCCGCCCGTACGCTGCGAGAGGCTCCCGAGGTTGCCCGCCCCGATCTCCTGGATGCCTTGCTGGAGGTCGTCGTAGCCTGCATGGAAGGCCGAGAGACGGCACCATGCCCGCCTGCGCCTGGGCCAACACCACCGCCGAACTCCGAGTGCGAGGCGGTTGCCCGGCACGTGCTGGTCGTGGAAGATGACCCCCTCATCGGCTCGGTGATCTGCAACGCGCTGCGTCGCCATGGGGCCACGCCCACACACTGCGACCTAGGCACGAAGGCCGTTGCGATGCTGTTCGACACGCCAAATGCTCCGCCCTTCGATCTCGTCCTCCTGGACATCTCAATGCCTGGCATGAGCGGGCTGGAGGTGCTTGCCCGCATCCGCCGCGAGCCAACCACCGCGGATCTACCGGTGATGATGGTGAGCGCGCACAACGATGCCTCCACCATCACCTACGCGCGATCGCTCGGTGCCGACGACTACCTCACCAAGCCGTTTGCGCCGAAGACGCTGCTGCGTCACATTGAGGCGCTGGTGGCGGCGCGCGATCTGGGCACACCAGTTGGAGTAGGCACGGTCGCCGCTGCGTGA
- a CDS encoding YggS family pyridoxal phosphate-dependent enzyme yields MTADLLDLSERLRARYDAISARISAAATRVGREPGDVTLIAVSKTFPLRSIRAAVAAGLRDFGENRVQELDEKARALPGAFLDACASHASVSDAIVSDAMDDNDAVTSIQSGEAIRWHHIGSLQRNKAKTVCEVADVFHALDSPRLARELDKRAEAVGRVLPCYVQVNVSGEGTKSGLAPEETPGFIDSLNAYAHIRPVGLMTLASPARAPDELETLVRPQFRRLRCLAEQVGRDRLPCLSMGMSGDFEVAIEEGATHVRVGSALFGARG; encoded by the coding sequence ATGACCGCCGATCTCCTTGACCTCAGCGAGCGCCTGCGCGCTAGGTACGACGCGATTAGCGCGCGCATCAGCGCAGCAGCGACGCGGGTTGGCCGGGAGCCGGGTGACGTCACGCTCATCGCGGTGTCCAAAACGTTTCCGCTTCGCAGCATTCGTGCGGCGGTGGCTGCAGGGCTCCGCGACTTCGGGGAGAATCGGGTGCAAGAGCTCGACGAGAAAGCGCGCGCCCTGCCCGGTGCCTTCCTCGATGCCTGCGCAAGTCATGCGTCCGTAAGTGACGCCATCGTAAGTGACGCCATGGACGACAATGACGCAGTGACCAGCATACAGTCGGGCGAGGCGATCCGATGGCATCACATCGGGTCGCTCCAGCGCAACAAGGCTAAGACGGTCTGCGAGGTCGCCGACGTGTTCCACGCGCTCGACAGCCCGCGCCTGGCGCGCGAACTGGACAAGCGGGCCGAAGCGGTCGGCCGCGTTCTCCCGTGCTACGTCCAGGTCAACGTCTCGGGCGAGGGCACGAAGTCAGGGTTGGCCCCCGAAGAGACGCCCGGCTTCATCGACAGCCTAAACGCGTATGCGCACATCCGACCTGTTGGGCTGATGACACTCGCGTCGCCAGCCCGCGCGCCCGACGAATTGGAGACGCTGGTGCGACCGCAGTTCCGACGTCTTCGCTGCCTCGCCGAGCAGGTTGGGCGCGACCGGCTGCCCTGCCTCTCGATGGGGATGAGCGGTGACTTCGAGGTCGCTATCGAGGAGGGCGCGACGCACGTGCGCGTTGGCTCGGCACTCTTCGGGGCACGTGGGTAG
- a CDS encoding DivIVA domain-containing protein, producing MLDPLQIRKKEFTSAFRGISEDEVRNFLHEVSRQWEELLSDNRRAEARVQELEGKLAHYVRIEEALQEAVHSARENARRTQETAEQRAKLITEEAEMRAQQLVQDAEHERYLAKQDLSKLNNRISEVTARLRAFHTSELEILAAFTGEEPTGYFPRVAQGTRRALPAAGAPLVGDAPVHPESPTEEARTAEPRPAEPRATETRPVEARPAEARPAETRPSEPAPADTSRSAMDFRALFTPPSRPAVTDTVQRDTELEKATIRRIIEDID from the coding sequence ATGCTCGACCCCCTTCAGATTCGAAAAAAAGAATTCACTAGCGCCTTCCGAGGTATTAGCGAAGACGAGGTCCGCAACTTTCTCCACGAGGTGTCCCGCCAGTGGGAAGAGCTCCTGAGTGACAACCGCCGCGCCGAGGCGCGCGTGCAGGAACTCGAAGGCAAACTCGCCCACTACGTCCGGATCGAGGAAGCCCTCCAAGAGGCTGTGCACTCGGCCCGAGAGAACGCCCGCCGCACGCAGGAGACGGCGGAGCAGCGCGCGAAGCTCATCACCGAAGAGGCCGAGATGCGCGCCCAGCAACTCGTGCAGGACGCCGAGCACGAGCGCTACCTCGCCAAGCAGGACCTCTCGAAGCTCAACAACCGCATCTCCGAGGTAACGGCTCGGCTGCGCGCGTTCCACACGTCGGAGTTGGAGATCCTGGCCGCGTTCACCGGCGAGGAGCCGACCGGCTACTTTCCCCGCGTGGCTCAGGGCACCCGTCGTGCCTTGCCTGCCGCCGGCGCGCCGCTCGTCGGCGACGCCCCCGTCCACCCCGAGTCCCCAACCGAGGAGGCACGCACTGCCGAGCCCCGTCCCGCCGAGCCTCGCGCCACGGAGACGCGCCCTGTCGAAGCCCGCCCAGCGGAAGCACGACCTGCAGAAACACGCCCGAGCGAGCCTGCCCCGGCCGACACCTCACGGTCGGCGATGGACTTCCGGGCCCTCTTCACACCGCCCTCCCGCCCAGCAGTGACGGACACCGTGCAGCGCGACACGGAACTCGAAAAGGCGACCATCCGACGCATCATCGAGGACATCGACTGA
- a CDS encoding purine-nucleoside phosphorylase yields the protein MPVTEGLDFDIDAYRARVEEAAAAVRAHLDLGTDPPRIGLILGTGLGKLADEIEIAADVSYDDLPHFPVSTVESHHGRLIAGTLRGVPVLAMQGRFHLYEGYTPKQVTFPVRVMGSLGVETLLISNAAGGMNPHFRRGDLMLITDHINFQGANPLAGPNVDAWGPRFPDMSDPYDASLRTVAKQAALDRALKLQEGVYVAVEGPNLETRAEYRMLRAMGADAVGMSTVPEVIVAKHMGLQTLAISVITDECFPDALKPVSIPEILAAAGEAEPKLTQIIADVVERVAESSSAA from the coding sequence ATGCCCGTCACCGAAGGCCTCGACTTTGACATTGATGCGTACCGCGCTCGTGTCGAGGAGGCCGCCGCCGCCGTTCGCGCTCACCTCGACCTCGGCACCGACCCGCCGCGCATTGGTCTGATCCTGGGCACCGGCCTCGGCAAGCTCGCCGACGAGATCGAGATCGCGGCCGACGTGTCCTACGACGACCTCCCGCACTTCCCCGTCTCGACGGTGGAGTCGCACCACGGGCGGTTGATCGCGGGAACGCTGCGCGGTGTGCCCGTGCTGGCAATGCAGGGGCGCTTCCACCTTTATGAGGGCTACACGCCGAAGCAGGTCACCTTTCCAGTTCGTGTCATGGGATCCCTTGGCGTGGAGACGCTGCTCATCTCGAACGCAGCAGGCGGCATGAACCCGCACTTCCGGCGCGGCGACCTGATGCTGATCACGGATCACATCAACTTCCAGGGCGCCAACCCGCTCGCTGGACCAAACGTGGACGCCTGGGGGCCGCGCTTCCCTGACATGAGCGACCCTTACGACGCGTCGCTCCGCACCGTTGCAAAACAGGCGGCGCTCGACCGGGCGCTCAAGCTGCAGGAGGGCGTCTATGTGGCCGTGGAAGGCCCCAACCTGGAGACGCGCGCCGAGTACCGGATGCTACGCGCCATGGGAGCCGACGCCGTGGGCATGAGCACCGTACCAGAGGTCATCGTCGCCAAGCACATGGGGCTGCAGACGCTCGCCATCTCCGTCATCACCGACGAGTGCTTCCCCGACGCGCTCAAACCCGTCTCCATCCCCGAGATCCTAGCTGCCGCTGGCGAAGCCGAGCCTAAGCTCACCCAGATCATCGCCGATGTGGTCGAGAGGGTGGCAGAGAGTAGCAGTGCTGCATAA
- a CDS encoding SDR family NAD(P)-dependent oxidoreductase, whose translation MKKAIVVGATSGIGRALALALGARGYAVGVTGRRADLLTELLAELPATSEAAEMDVTQLAGARRGFDGLVERMGGVDLVVISAGTGHTDEAKSWAHVRETVETNVLGFAALADAAYRHFETRGHGHLVGITSVAAVRESGLAPAYHASKAFAARYLAGLRHRAVKSDLALVVTDVRPGFVDTAMAKGDGLFWVATPGRAASQIVAAIEKRRSVVYVTKRWRGVAAVLASLPGVLYRRVI comes from the coding sequence ATGAAGAAGGCCATTGTCGTTGGAGCTACCTCGGGAATCGGCCGCGCGCTTGCGTTGGCCTTAGGAGCCCGCGGATACGCTGTTGGTGTTACAGGGCGGCGAGCGGATCTCCTCACTGAGTTGCTAGCTGAACTCCCCGCAACGTCTGAGGCGGCTGAGATGGACGTGACCCAACTTGCTGGTGCCAGGCGCGGATTCGACGGGCTAGTAGAGCGCATGGGTGGTGTGGACCTCGTTGTGATTAGCGCTGGGACAGGGCACACGGACGAAGCAAAGTCTTGGGCCCACGTCCGCGAGACCGTCGAAACGAATGTGCTCGGGTTCGCAGCGCTCGCCGATGCTGCCTACCGTCACTTCGAGACGCGTGGGCACGGGCACCTGGTCGGAATCACTTCGGTGGCAGCGGTGCGTGAGAGTGGGCTAGCCCCGGCCTACCACGCATCAAAAGCCTTCGCCGCGCGCTATCTCGCCGGGCTTCGTCACCGCGCCGTGAAGTCGGATCTTGCCCTCGTCGTGACGGACGTGCGTCCAGGGTTCGTGGATACTGCGATGGCGAAAGGTGACGGCCTGTTCTGGGTAGCGACACCGGGACGGGCGGCGTCGCAGATCGTGGCGGCGATCGAAAAGCGGCGGAGCGTCGTCTATGTGACGAAGCGGTGGCGAGGAGTTGCTGCGGTGCTCGCCTCACTTCCGGGGGTGCTCTACCGCCGTGTCATATGA